The Cyprinus carpio isolate SPL01 chromosome A5, ASM1834038v1, whole genome shotgun sequence genome has a segment encoding these proteins:
- the ttf1.6 gene encoding transcription termination factor 1 has protein sequence MLDEMQSDSRDDIMGRVNGEKVKKKRKKSETPEQHELTQSPKVQTEKQREKVQKKKKKELENISLQTPTDKKKKRKLNEGVEVVTSLHKVKDKTAESQEPQGPGEQKPAKKKKKKKRANVTQADCDEMTQGEQPVLMTEHEEVHHKKKDQEMDLPDVLIGTRKRKRKRALLDEPEVDPNLLNELKEFCPKIESRSSHEINKMIMYDLPRFKEFRKQGIILRHGRYSDAENERLRQNVRDFLALTGVKDAIKLFHPKRFPEETQELTKLKKVYKFFERIAEGIPRPCHDVFSRGRKVFDGENYKGRFTEEEVKSLLKYHSLHGNNWQKISELTGRSAYSLEKRFTQLNTARKSGPWSAKEVQRLLRAVQDHIVTVLKSESPNKTTPKRVSREILYRKLPWFNISLKVKTRCWTKCREKWMSILAVRMSSGTCTGRKAQESKIRLIKVMYQMQVEDVTDVNWDDLTAVFGDVPPAYVQAKWHQLKVCYVPNWKTKCFGDIVDFLYEKVLPGMVKDCEDLDDNELKVDQKQSFLLSDIFKDIEDHSDDSDEESGQKEDDNSS, from the exons ATGTTAGATGAAATGCAGTCAGATTCGCGTGATGACATAATGGGCCGCGTTAATGGAGAAAAGgtgaagaagaagagaaagaaaagtgaaACTCCAGAGCAGCACGAACTCACTCAGAGTCCAAAGGTGCAGACTGAGAAGCAACGTGAAAAggtgcagaagaagaagaagaaggaattGGAGAATATAAGTCTGCAGACACctacagacaaaaagaaaaaaagaaaactgaatgaAGGTGTGGAGGTTGTCACAAGCCTGCATAAAGTAAAAGACAAGACAGCAGAGTCACAAGAGCCGCAGGGTCCAGGGGAACAGAAGCCtgctaagaaaaagaaaaagaaaaagagagcaaaTGTGACACAGGCAGACTGTGATGAGATGACACAAGGGGAACAGCCTGTCCTGATGACAGAACACGAGGAAGTCCATCACAAGAAGAAAGATCAGGAGATGGACTTGCCTGATGTATTAATTGGTACTAGAAAGCGCAAAAGAAAGCGAGCGCTGTTGGATGAACCAGAAGTTGACCCCAATCTCTTGAATGAACTGAAAGAATTTTGTCCTAAAATAGAGTCCAGAAGCTCACATGAAATCAATAAAATGATCATGTATGATCTGCCGAGGTTCAAGGAATTCAGAAAGCAAG GTATCATATTGAGGCATGGAAGATACTCTGACGCAGAAAATGAGAGGTTAAGACAGAACGTTAGAGATTTTCTTGCTCTCACAGGAGTGAAAGATGCTATCAAGCTCTTTCATCCAAAGCGTTTCCCAGAAGAGACACAGGAATTGACAAAGCTGAAAAAGGTCTACAAGTTTTTTGAAAGGATCG CGGAAGGAATTCCCAGGCCTTGCCATGATGTTTTTAGCCGTGGAAGGAAAGTTTTTGATGGTGAAAACTATAAGGGAAG GTTTACAGAAGAAGAAGTCAAATCATTACTTAAGTATCATTCACTACATGGCAATAACTGGCAAAAGATTTCTGAGCTGACTGGTCGAAGTGCTTACTCTCTTGAGAAACGTTTTACCCAGCTCAATACTG CTAGAAAAAGTGGGCCGTGGTCAGCAAAAGAGGTGCAGAGACTTTTGAGGGCTGTGCAAGACCATATTGTAACGGTGCTGAAATCTGAGTCCCCTAATAAAACAACACCGAAAAGAGTCAGTAGAGAAATACTGTACCGAAAATTGCCCTGGTTCAATATTTCTCTGAAGGTGAAAACTCGATGTTGGACCAAATGCAGAGAGAAATG GATGTCCATCCTCGCTGTGCGGATGTCTTCAGGGACTTGTACAGGAAGGAAAGCTCAGGAGTCCAAAATCAGACTCATTAAAGT aatgtaTCAAATGCAAGTGGAGGATGTTACGGATGTCAACTGGGATGATCTCACAGCTGTTTTCGG GGATGTTCCTCCAGCCTATGTGCAAGCAAAGTGGCACCAGCTTAAAGTTTGCTATGTGCCCAATTGGAAGACCAAGTGTTTTGGAG ACATTGTTGACTTCCTCTATGAGAAAGTCTTGCCAGGGATGGTGAAAGACTGTGAAGACCTTGATGACAATGAGCTGAAGGTTGACCAGAAGCAGAGCTTccttctatctgacatttttaaagacattgAGGATCATTCCGATGACAGTGATGAGGAGAGTGGCCAGAAAGAAGATGACAACTCCTCTTGA